One segment of Pseudofrancisella aestuarii DNA contains the following:
- the deoC gene encoding deoxyribose-phosphate aldolase — translation MVSKEKIVSLMDLTLLGDDDCEQDIIKLCSKAENKLGRVAAICVHKQFIELVKEKLFDEFEVATVINFPRGEANLQSVLAETKQALALGADEIDLVIDYKEYNVQGSSAKSCEIISEVKKVCGNKVLKIIIESGELESKELILKATQDAIDNGADFVKTSTGKTKVGATLEAAEVILQTIAKANRAVGFKASGGIRDYDQAVCYINLAESIISKSYINPKTFRLGVSGLLDNILNTQKTNNSY, via the coding sequence ATGGTTAGTAAAGAAAAAATAGTTTCTCTAATGGATTTAACTTTGTTAGGTGATGATGACTGTGAGCAAGATATTATAAAACTTTGTTCGAAAGCAGAAAATAAACTTGGAAGAGTTGCTGCAATATGTGTTCATAAACAATTTATTGAGCTAGTTAAAGAAAAACTATTTGATGAATTTGAAGTTGCAACAGTTATAAATTTTCCTAGAGGTGAAGCTAATTTGCAAAGCGTATTAGCAGAAACTAAACAGGCATTAGCTTTAGGCGCAGATGAAATCGATTTAGTTATAGACTATAAGGAATATAACGTACAAGGATCTTCAGCAAAATCTTGCGAAATTATATCTGAAGTAAAAAAAGTTTGTGGCAATAAAGTGTTGAAAATTATTATTGAGTCTGGAGAGCTAGAGAGTAAAGAGCTAATTCTTAAAGCTACTCAGGATGCTATTGATAATGGAGCAGACTTTGTTAAAACATCTACTGGGAAAACAAAAGTTGGAGCTACTTTGGAAGCTGCTGAGGTTATTTTGCAAACTATTGCTAAAGCAAATAGGGCGGTTGGTTTCAAGGCATCTGGTGGAATTAGAGATTATGATCAAGCAGTTTGCTATATAAACTTAGCAGAAAGTATAATTTCTAAAAGCTATATTAATCCCAAAACATTTAGATTAGGCGTAAGCGGCTTGCTAGATAATATTTTAAACACTCAGAAAACTAATAATAGCTACTAA
- a CDS encoding type III pantothenate kinase: MLLVMDVGNSHIHIGIFDKDKIIGQLRYATSSVDSTSDQIGVFLRQALRENDINPLDIKGCAISSVVPHINYSLGSAIIKYFKQKAFFVNMDVKLKLDMSNVEAHQVGADRIASCIGAVEDYPNKNLLVIDLGTATTLDMVTKNREYLSGAILPGMKLSLNALCAGASQLSSITIAKAGKATGYDTTTNIRSGLYFGHLGAIKEIKARMIKELGDSDVLTIATGGFSHLFKDEGIFDVISPDLILRGIRTAYLNNSVGE; the protein is encoded by the coding sequence ATGTTATTAGTAATGGATGTTGGGAATTCACATATACATATAGGGATTTTTGACAAAGATAAAATTATTGGCCAACTTAGATATGCAACATCATCAGTTGACTCTACTTCAGACCAAATAGGTGTTTTTTTAAGGCAAGCTCTTAGAGAAAATGATATAAATCCTCTGGATATTAAAGGATGTGCTATTTCTTCCGTTGTTCCTCATATTAATTATTCTTTAGGCTCAGCTATTATTAAATACTTCAAGCAAAAAGCATTTTTTGTAAATATGGATGTGAAGTTAAAGCTTGATATGTCAAATGTTGAGGCTCATCAAGTTGGTGCTGATAGAATTGCAAGTTGTATAGGAGCGGTAGAAGATTATCCAAATAAGAATTTGCTTGTTATTGATTTGGGAACAGCAACAACTCTTGATATGGTTACTAAAAATAGAGAGTATCTGAGTGGCGCAATATTGCCAGGCATGAAGCTATCATTAAATGCATTATGTGCTGGAGCATCACAACTTTCATCAATTACTATAGCTAAGGCGGGTAAGGCAACAGGGTATGATACTACTACAAATATTAGATCAGGATTATACTTTGGCCATTTAGGAGCGATAAAAGAAATAAAAGCTAGAATGATAAAAGAACTTGGTGATTCAGATGTTTTAACAATTGCTACAGGCGGTTTCTCACATTTGTTTAAAGATGAAGGTATTTTTGATGTGATATCTCCTGATTTGATTTTAAGAGGTATTAGAACGGCTTATTTAAATAATTCTGTAGGTGAATGA
- a CDS encoding phosphopentomutase gives MLKNKKVIILIFDSFGIGHAPDADKFGDVGSDTFGHIVDYFKNNGLSLSLPNLSKKGLKKAAELSSGKELSLDITDGNDAVINSKYGSCTEVSKGKDTPSGHWEIAGVPVMFDWYYFSPKEEGGSYFDKKFIDLWVERANLTEGFIDAGHASGTEVLKRLGCESCITKSPIIYTSADSVFQVAAHEDYYGLDRLLEICKIAREVLDELGMCVGRVIARPFIGECADEYTRTGNRRDFSILPPAPTLLDKLKKAGGNVVSIGKIADIYANQGITKKVKATGLEELFDKTVQEYKTAPANSLIFTNFVDFDSSFGHRRDPKGYGKALEYLDSRLPELDEILDEDTIVIMAADHGCDPTWPGSDHTREHIPFLLWGKNIESECIGIRDTFADIGQSIADYLGLDVLENGKSIFK, from the coding sequence ATGTTAAAAAATAAAAAAGTAATAATCTTAATATTCGATTCTTTTGGTATTGGGCATGCTCCTGATGCTGATAAATTTGGAGATGTAGGATCTGATACTTTTGGACATATAGTTGATTATTTTAAAAATAATGGTTTGTCTTTGAGTTTGCCTAATCTATCAAAAAAAGGCTTAAAGAAAGCTGCTGAATTAAGTAGTGGTAAAGAGTTGTCATTAGATATAACAGATGGGAATGATGCCGTTATAAATTCTAAATATGGTAGTTGTACAGAGGTAAGTAAAGGTAAAGATACTCCTAGTGGACACTGGGAAATAGCTGGTGTGCCAGTAATGTTTGATTGGTATTATTTTTCTCCTAAAGAAGAAGGTGGAAGCTATTTTGATAAAAAATTTATAGATCTTTGGGTTGAGAGAGCTAACCTTACCGAAGGTTTTATTGACGCTGGACATGCTTCAGGGACAGAGGTTTTAAAAAGACTTGGTTGTGAAAGCTGTATAACAAAAAGTCCAATAATTTATACATCTGCAGATAGTGTATTCCAAGTAGCTGCGCATGAAGATTATTATGGTTTAGACAGATTGTTAGAAATTTGTAAGATAGCTAGAGAAGTTTTAGATGAATTGGGTATGTGTGTGGGTAGAGTTATTGCACGTCCTTTTATTGGAGAGTGTGCAGATGAATATACACGTACTGGGAATAGAAGAGATTTTTCTATTTTACCTCCTGCTCCTACGCTTTTGGATAAGCTAAAGAAAGCTGGTGGGAATGTGGTTTCAATTGGTAAAATAGCTGATATTTATGCAAATCAAGGTATAACTAAAAAAGTCAAAGCTACAGGTCTCGAAGAATTATTTGATAAAACGGTACAAGAGTATAAAACAGCACCAGCAAATAGTTTAATATTTACTAATTTTGTTGATTTTGACTCAAGTTTTGGACATAGAAGAGACCCTAAGGGATATGGTAAAGCTTTAGAGTATTTAGACTCAAGGTTACCAGAACTAGATGAAATTCTTGATGAAGATACTATAGTTATTATGGCAGCAGATCATGGTTGTGATCCCACTTGGCCGGGCAGTGATCATACAAGGGAACATATTCCATTTTTACTTTGGGGTAAAAATATTGAGAGTGAATGTATAGGGATTAGAGACACATTTGCAGATATTGGTCAAAGTATAGCTGATTATCTTGGCTTAGATGTTCTAGAGAATGGCAAATCAATTTTTAAGTAA